The Enterobacter asburiae genome window below encodes:
- a CDS encoding DNA methyltransferase: MKNTVNINSVELVNADSLQYIATLPDNSIDLIVTDPPYFKVKPNGWDNQWKGDEDYLRWLDMCLAQFWRVLKPAGSLYLFSGHRLAADIEIMMRERFNILNHIIWAKPSGRWNGCNKESLRSYFPATERILFAEHYQGPYKPKSDGYAEKGSELKQHVMTPLISYFRDAREALGITSKQIADATGKKNMVSHWFSGSQWQLPNESDYRKLQSLFTQVAIEKHQNGELATPHHQLVAMWHSLNRKYSELLEEYKSLRRHFSVSVSVPYTDVWTHKPVQFYPGKHPCEKPADMLRQIISASSKPGDVVADFFMGSGSTVKVALELGRQAIGVELEEERFNQTLGEIRALAGE; the protein is encoded by the coding sequence TGACCTGATAGTCACGGATCCCCCGTACTTCAAAGTGAAACCCAACGGCTGGGACAATCAATGGAAAGGGGATGAGGATTATCTTCGCTGGCTTGATATGTGCCTCGCACAATTCTGGCGAGTGCTTAAACCTGCTGGCAGTCTTTATCTTTTCTCCGGTCACCGCCTGGCGGCAGACATTGAGATCATGATGCGTGAGCGGTTCAACATCCTGAACCACATCATCTGGGCTAAACCGTCGGGTCGCTGGAATGGCTGTAATAAAGAGAGCCTGCGCTCTTACTTCCCTGCAACAGAGCGCATCCTGTTCGCTGAGCATTACCAGGGGCCGTATAAACCAAAGAGCGACGGGTATGCTGAGAAGGGAAGCGAGCTGAAGCAGCATGTAATGACTCCCCTAATTTCTTATTTCCGGGATGCACGTGAAGCGCTTGGCATAACCTCAAAACAAATAGCCGATGCGACTGGAAAGAAGAACATGGTGTCTCACTGGTTCAGCGGTAGCCAGTGGCAATTACCGAATGAATCAGACTACCGGAAGCTTCAGTCCCTTTTCACGCAGGTAGCCATCGAAAAGCACCAGAACGGCGAACTGGCAACACCACACCACCAGCTGGTGGCTATGTGGCATTCGTTGAATCGCAAATATTCAGAGCTGCTCGAAGAGTACAAATCACTTCGGCGGCATTTCTCTGTTTCCGTATCCGTTCCTTATACCGACGTCTGGACACATAAACCCGTTCAGTTTTACCCAGGTAAACACCCATGCGAAAAACCCGCTGATATGTTGCGGCAGATCATCAGCGCCAGCAGTAAGCCTGGTGATGTGGTGGCTGATTTCTTCATGGGGTCCGGTTCGACCGTGAAAGTCGCGCTGGAACTTGGCCGCCAGGCTATTGGCGTTGAACTCGAAGAGGAAAGGTTTAATCAGACGTTGGGGGAAATACGGGCGTTGGCAGGGGAATAA